One Qiania dongpingensis genomic window carries:
- a CDS encoding YczE/YyaS/YitT family protein, with translation MNKGRRLAMALAGVALSGIGCGFIKTAMFGTDPYTGFITGLSQLSGAGYGNIYAIVNFAVFIAVWFLDQHYIGIATLINMVGAGYVVQFTSGLFSEGMERAVSGLALSGMGTGLLQAVFFLAGLFILSIGTALYFTADLGVSTYDAAALILRDRSKASLKACRMGTDLFCVVLALVLGASIGVGTVVTAICLGPFIEFFNGHVAVPLLRGKRPASAG, from the coding sequence ATGAACAAGGGACGAAGGCTTGCCATGGCATTGGCGGGAGTAGCCTTAAGCGGTATTGGATGCGGTTTTATTAAGACGGCTATGTTCGGAACAGACCCCTATACCGGTTTTATCACGGGACTTAGTCAACTGTCAGGGGCAGGTTATGGGAATATCTATGCCATTGTGAATTTCGCTGTATTTATTGCCGTTTGGTTCCTAGACCAGCATTATATCGGCATAGCGACACTGATCAACATGGTGGGAGCCGGCTATGTGGTGCAGTTTACTTCTGGATTGTTCTCTGAGGGGATGGAGCGCGCGGTCTCCGGCCTGGCGCTGTCAGGAATGGGAACGGGACTTTTGCAGGCCGTTTTTTTTCTGGCGGGACTTTTTATCCTGAGTATAGGGACAGCGCTTTATTTCACTGCGGATCTGGGAGTGTCCACTTATGATGCGGCCGCTCTTATCCTTAGGGACCGCAGTAAAGCTTCTTTAAAAGCCTGCCGGATGGGGACCGATCTTTTCTGTGTCGTTCTCGCGCTGGTTCTGGGGGCATCCATTGGCGTGGGAACCGTGGTAACGGCTATCTGTCTGGGCCCCTTTATTGAGTTTTTCAATGGGCATGTGGCGGTTCCGCTTCTTCGCGGAAAACGTCCTGCTTCCGCCGGTTAG
- a CDS encoding AraC family transcriptional regulator: protein MNKKIIFTDKNQRELNRTLSGSFPVCVEHDMLSDFIKRTVLHHWHPELEMAAVLQGSVICQINGVSCRLEKGTGIFINTNVLHGYLPDGEQDCIYEAIRFDPSLLGQPGSCIYENLVTPVLSSVNLSSILLSKNVGWQKEFLTAIEEIGNLEQEKASCLELKILERLTRIWQLLYENTMEPALQTPQSAKDIARMKQAITFVQNSCHSIITLDDIAGSCSLSQSECCRLFKRILRQSPMEYVITCRINKSLPLLAEGTLSITEIAGQTGFQSSSYFTETFRRMTGMTPSQYRKQAALSLSRI from the coding sequence ATGAATAAAAAAATTATTTTTACCGATAAAAACCAAAGGGAACTCAACCGCACCTTAAGCGGCAGCTTTCCTGTCTGCGTGGAACACGACATGCTGTCGGATTTCATCAAACGGACCGTTCTCCACCACTGGCATCCGGAGCTGGAAATGGCTGCCGTGCTGCAGGGCTCTGTCATTTGTCAGATAAACGGCGTTTCCTGCCGGCTGGAAAAGGGAACCGGCATCTTTATCAATACCAATGTGCTGCACGGCTACCTGCCCGACGGAGAACAGGATTGCATCTATGAAGCCATCCGATTTGATCCTTCCCTGCTGGGGCAGCCGGGAAGCTGCATCTATGAAAACCTTGTCACTCCAGTCCTTTCCAGCGTGAACTTATCCTCTATATTGCTTTCCAAAAACGTCGGCTGGCAAAAAGAATTTCTCACTGCCATCGAAGAGATCGGAAACCTGGAACAGGAAAAGGCCTCTTGTTTGGAGCTTAAGATCCTGGAACGGCTGACCCGGATCTGGCAGCTTCTTTACGAAAATACCATGGAGCCTGCGCTGCAGACTCCCCAGTCGGCCAAGGATATTGCCCGGATGAAGCAGGCCATAACATTTGTTCAAAATTCCTGTCATTCCATCATTACGCTGGATGATATCGCCGGCTCCTGTTCCCTGAGCCAAAGCGAATGCTGCCGGCTCTTTAAGCGTATCCTCCGCCAAAGCCCAATGGAATATGTCATTACCTGCCGCATCAATAAAAGTCTTCCACTTCTGGCGGAAGGAACCTTGTCCATAACAGAGATAGCCGGGCAGACGGGCTTTCAAAGCAGCAGCTACTTTACCGAGACCTTCCGGCGAATGACCGGTATGACTCCTTCCCAATACCGGAAACAGGCGGCCCTGTCCCTTTCCCGTATCT